AATTGCAGATGATGGCGCCGTACAGGCCCGATTCGATTGCCGCGATGATCTTGTCGGCGACTTCGGGGGCGCTCATCTCGGGCTGGAGGTCATAGGTGGCGACCTTAGGGCTCGGCACCAATACGCGGTCTTCGCCTGGGAATTCCTTTTCCTCGCCGCCGGAGAAGAAGTAGGTCACATGCGGATACTTTTCGGTTTCGGCGATGCGCAGCTGCTTGATGCCAAGGCCGGCGATGTATTCGCCAAAGCTGTTGCTGACCTTTTCCTTGTCGTAGCCGACCGGGAACGGGTAGGCCTCGGCATAGCGGGTGGCGGTGACGAAGCTGGCGAACTGCGCTACGCGCTGGCGGGCAAAGCCGCCGAAGGCCGCGTCGGTGAGTGCCACCGAGATCTGACGGGCGCGATCAGCGCGGAAGTTCATGAAGATGGCGACATCGCCATCCTCGATGCGGGCCGGTGCGCCGATGTTGGTGGCGCCGACGAATTCATCGTTCTCGTCGCGGGCGTAGGCCGCCTTCAGGCCTTCGATCGCGGTTTCGGCGTGATGCAGGCCCTGGCCGTCGACCATCAGGTTGTACGCCGGCTCGACGCGCTCCCAGCGCTTGTCGCGGTCCATCACCCAGTAGCGGCCGACGATGCCGACGATGCGGGCGACGCCCGTCTCGCGACAGGCGCCTTCCAGCTTGACGAGGTACTTCTCGGCACTGCGCGGCGGGGTGTCGCGGCCATCAAGGAAGGCGTGGACGTGGATATTGGCGACACCGGCGCGGGCCGCATCCTTGATCAGCGCGTGAATGTGCGCCTCATGACTGTGCACGCCACCGTCGGAAACCAGGCCCAGCACGTGCAATGTCTTGCCGCTGGACTTGGCAAGTTCGATCGCCTTGGCGAATTCTGCGTTCTGGCCGATCTTGCCATCTGCGACATCCACATCGATGCGGCTGATGTCCTGCAGCAGCACGCGGCCGGCGCCGATGTTGAGGTGACCCACTTCCGAATTGCCGAACTGTCCGTCGGGCAAACCGACGTAATGCTCGGATGCATTGATCGTGGTCCACGGATTCTGTGCGAGGATGCGATCGAGGTTGGGCTTGCTGGCCGCTGCGATCGCGTTGTCCTCTTTTTCCTCGCGATAGCCGTAGCCGTCGAGTATCAATAACAGGACCGGCTTAATTGCGGGTGTGGCTTGCGTCATACTGGGGTGTACCTCAAGCAAAATCGGCGCTGTCGCGGGCAGATCGCCCGTTGCGGTGGGGTTCCAAAGATGGGTAGTATTCTACCGCAACGACATAGGCTTGCCTTGTCACAAATCCAATAAAATGAACGTCTAATGGACGCCGAAAAGTGCAGAGGATGATGCTTCCCCCTACCGAATTGATGAGCGACGAGCACATCCAGCAGGCGTCGCGCGCCATGAAGGCGATGTCGCACCCGCTGCGCTTGAAAATCCTGTGCGTGCTCGGTGAGCACGAGGTCAGCGTCCAGGACATCGTCGAGCAGGTCGGGACCACCCAATCCAATATCTCGCAGCATTTGGCGCTGATGCGCGAAAAGGGCGTGCTGCGCACCCGCAAGGACGCCAACCGCGTCTATTACCGCGTGGGCGACACTCGCACGCTGGAAGTGATCGCCATGCTGCGTGACGTGTTCTGCGCGTTTTCCAAGTAAGCGCAACCGTACCGCAAGCCCCGAGCAGCCACGTAAGTGGCTGTTTTTGTTTGTATTGACGATGCGTGGCGTTTGACGCGCCGCATTAGCCGCTGCTAAATTGGCTGCGCCGTCGCGGCAATGTGGCTGTGACGGACGTTCGGTTGTGTTAACAGGCCGGCAGCCCCACAGGCTGTCCGCGCGGCCGGAGACGACACTCCGGCAACGAGTTGCCCGATCCGGTTTTCCGGTGGGGGCGACACCTGTCAGCAAAATCTGCGACGTAGATAGTGAAACCTTCGAAACGAGGAGATCGCAATGCGATTCGACTTCCTGGAAGGCTTAGCGAGTACGGTCAACGATGCGTTGATGAACTTGTTCCGGGCCTTCAAAACCCCTGCCAATCTCGACCACGACGATACGAGGAATCTTGCCCTCGAGATCGCCGAACCGTATCGGTAGCTGCCGGAACATAAGACCTAATCCGTAAGGACAAAGGGGCGTAATGCCCCTTTGTCCTTTTTCATGCCCGCCGCACGTCGGCGTTTCCTATGCGAGCGGCAGGTGGATCAGCGTGACGAGCTCGGCCGGTGGCGTGGTCTTGGGATCGTTCAGGTATTCCTCGTAGACCGGGAAATCGCGCGTTTCCTCACCGCTTTGTGGCAGCCAGTGGCCGAACAACCAGGCGTAGGCTTCGGGCAGGTCCGAGTACGGGCCGGTGTAGCGCAGCACGGCGCAGCGGCCAGGCAGGATGGCCAATGCTTCGAATGGGGCGGCCAGCGCTGCAGGGGTGGTCGGTACGCCGAGCGTGGCATGTGAGTGCAACTTCTCTTCGGGCACCTGGCTTGGGTCGTCGTAGAAAATACCGATGCAACGCTGCTGACCTGAGAGCCAGCCCGCGGAGCCCGCGTGCAGGAACAGCTTGTTGAAGGCGATGTC
This region of Chitinolyticbacter meiyuanensis genomic DNA includes:
- the gpmI gene encoding 2,3-bisphosphoglycerate-independent phosphoglycerate mutase, encoding MTQATPAIKPVLLLILDGYGYREEKEDNAIAAASKPNLDRILAQNPWTTINASEHYVGLPDGQFGNSEVGHLNIGAGRVLLQDISRIDVDVADGKIGQNAEFAKAIELAKSSGKTLHVLGLVSDGGVHSHEAHIHALIKDAARAGVANIHVHAFLDGRDTPPRSAEKYLVKLEGACRETGVARIVGIVGRYWVMDRDKRWERVEPAYNLMVDGQGLHHAETAIEGLKAAYARDENDEFVGATNIGAPARIEDGDVAIFMNFRADRARQISVALTDAAFGGFARQRVAQFASFVTATRYAEAYPFPVGYDKEKVSNSFGEYIAGLGIKQLRIAETEKYPHVTYFFSGGEEKEFPGEDRVLVPSPKVATYDLQPEMSAPEVADKIIAAIESGLYGAIICNFANGDMVGHTGVFDAAVKAVEALDTAVSRCVDAMTRAGGEVLITADHGNCELMYDHAEHQPHTQHTTDVVPFVYVGRPATLAARGSGALRDIAPTLLAMMGLPQPAEMSGRSLVQFA
- a CDS encoding ArsR/SmtB family transcription factor, whose product is MMLPPTELMSDEHIQQASRAMKAMSHPLRLKILCVLGEHEVSVQDIVEQVGTTQSNISQHLALMREKGVLRTRKDANRVYYRVGDTRTLEVIAMLRDVFCAFSK